The following is a genomic window from Staphylococcus capitis subsp. capitis.
ATAATAGGAGAGACAAAAAATTTCAAATTGTCGTATTTGAAAGATAAGAAATTATTTAGTTTCACGATGTAACGTATATTTATTTAATCTAGGACAATATTTTTTCATTTCAATACGTTCTGGATTATTACGTTTATTTTTAGTTGTAATATAGTTACGATCGCCACATTCTGTGCAAGCTAAAGTAATATTTACGCGCACGTTAAACACCCTTTCTAATGTTGTTAGGAATTCTTACGATTTAAGATTTTATCATAATTTATGTCAACGTGCAATCTTATCTTTTCCAAATATATTATTTGAAGTTTTCGTAAGTTTCATCTTCTTCAGTTTCTAAATCGATTTGATTAATATCAATACCTAAAGCTTTAGCTACACCTTTACCATAATCAGGATCTGCTTTATAACAATGACGAATATGACGTACTTTAACGTCTTCAGTTACCCCGTCCATTGCATTAGCTGTGTTAGTAAAGATACGTTCTTTTGCATCATCTGATTGTAGTCTGAATAACTTGCCTGGTTGTTCGAAATAATTGTCATCGTCTTGACGGAAATTATATTCATATCCATCGCCATCTACAGGGAATGATGGTTTTTTGAACTCAGGTTGAGAATCATATACGCCTTGGTTATTTGGATAATAGTGAGGTCCGCCACCTTGGTTGTTATCTAAGAAACGCATTTGACCATCACGACTGAATGGGCATAAGTTTTCAACTCCAACTCCTTTAGGTTGGTTGACAGGAATTTGCCAATGATTGACACCTAAACGATATCTCTGAGCGTCTCCATAAGAGAATAGTCGTCCTTGTAACATTTTATCTGGAGAAAAATCTAATCCCGGTACTATATTTGTTGGCGCAAAAGCAGCCTGTTCTACATCTAAGAAATAGTTTTCAGGATTGCGATTTAATTCAAATTCTCCAACTTCAATTAAAGGATAATCATCTTTGTACCATACTTTAGTTAAGTCAAATGGATTGTGTGGATGGTTTTTAGCTTGTTCTTCTGTCATCACTTGGATATACATTTTCCATTTAGGATAATCGCCTTGTTCAATGGCATTAAATAGATCTCGTTGAGATGAATCTCTATCTCCACCTACAATTTCAGCGGCTTCTTCATCAGTATAATTTTCAATGCCTTGTTGTGTTCTAAAGTGGTATTTCACCCATACACGTTCTCCCGCATCATTATACATTGAATAAGTATGTGAGCCGAAACCATGCATGTTACGGAAACCTTTAGGCATACCACGGTCTGACATTAGAATAGTTACTTGATGTAAAGATTCTGGAACACCAGTCCAAAAATCCCAGTTATTTTGAGGACTTCTCATGTTTGTACGTGGATCTCTCTTAACAGCACGATTTAAACTAATGAATAATTTAGGATCTCTAAAGAAGAACACTGGAGTATTATTCCCAACCAAATCCCAGTTACCATCCTCAGTATAGAATTTTAATGCGAATCCACGAATATCTCTTTCTAAGTCAGCAGCTCCACGTTCACCTGAAACTGTTGAAAAACGCGCAAACATTTCTGTTTGTTTGCCAACTTCAGAGAAGATTTTAGCATTTGTATATTGAGTAATGTCATTTGTTACAGTAAAAGTACCGAAAGCTCCAGAACCCTTTGCGTGCATACGTCTCTCAGGAATAACTTCTCTATCAAAATGTGACATTTGTTCTAAGTAATAAACATCTTGCATCAATAATGGACCACGTGGCCCTGCTGTCATACTATTTTCTCTATCTGATACTGGTGCACCAAATAGTCCAGTTAATCTACCATCTTGTTTAGACATGACTAGCTCCCCCTCATATTTTCTTATTTGTAATAATTATAATGTAATATATATTTTAAATAAACCCGTTTTGAATAGCAACTAAACGCATTTCCTATTTAAAATAAAATTTCAGAAAATTTTTAAACATTTTCGCTTTAAAGTGCTAAAAAGTTATTGAATACTCAACTCAAAAAGATTAAAATGGTGGATATATTTAAATAGATGGGAGACACCATATGGAAGATAACAATATGAAACGTGGACTCAATTCGAGACACATATCCATGATTGCAATTGGTGGCGCTATCGGAACGGGATTATTTGTTGCAACTGGTAGTGTAATTTCGCAAGCAGGTCCCGGTGGCGCTATATTAGCTTATATACTAATAGGGATTATGCTTTACTTTTTAATGTCATCTATTGGAGAATTGGCAACTTTTTACCCAGTATCAGGATCATTTAGTTCTTACTCAACGCGCTTTGTTGATCCATCTCTAGGTTTCACGATGGGATGGCTATATTGGGGAATGTGGTCACTCGTTACAAGTGTAGACGTTATTGTAGCATCGAATGTCCTCCAATTCTGGGACGTATTTAAAGTACTTAGTCCTCTAGTTTGGAGTTTAATATTTTTAACTTTTATTTTCTTAATTAATATCTTTTCAGTCAAAGCTTTTGGAGAAACGGAATTTTGGTTATCACTTATCAAAGTAATAACAATAATTGTTTTTATCATCTTTGGCGTATTAATGATATTTGGTATATTAGGTGGCCATTCTTATGGTTTTGAAAATTATACTAA
Proteins encoded in this region:
- the rpmG gene encoding 50S ribosomal protein L33, which produces MRVNITLACTECGDRNYITTKNKRNNPERIEMKKYCPRLNKYTLHRETK
- a CDS encoding catalase, which translates into the protein MSKQDGRLTGLFGAPVSDRENSMTAGPRGPLLMQDVYYLEQMSHFDREVIPERRMHAKGSGAFGTFTVTNDITQYTNAKIFSEVGKQTEMFARFSTVSGERGAADLERDIRGFALKFYTEDGNWDLVGNNTPVFFFRDPKLFISLNRAVKRDPRTNMRSPQNNWDFWTGVPESLHQVTILMSDRGMPKGFRNMHGFGSHTYSMYNDAGERVWVKYHFRTQQGIENYTDEEAAEIVGGDRDSSQRDLFNAIEQGDYPKWKMYIQVMTEEQAKNHPHNPFDLTKVWYKDDYPLIEVGEFELNRNPENYFLDVEQAAFAPTNIVPGLDFSPDKMLQGRLFSYGDAQRYRLGVNHWQIPVNQPKGVGVENLCPFSRDGQMRFLDNNQGGGPHYYPNNQGVYDSQPEFKKPSFPVDGDGYEYNFRQDDDNYFEQPGKLFRLQSDDAKERIFTNTANAMDGVTEDVKVRHIRHCYKADPDYGKGVAKALGIDINQIDLETEEDETYENFK